One window of Polyangium spumosum genomic DNA carries:
- a CDS encoding GFA family protein, whose protein sequence is MTNWKLPWEGGCRCGRVRLRVTAPPLVTMACHCTGCQRMSSSAYSLSAAIPSAGFEVTKGEPVRGGLHGDEVHHFFCGHCMTWMFTRVPGMDFFVNVRPTMLDDTSWYRPFIETYTKEKLPWATTPATYSYETVPAFEDYEQLMKEYAEATQAFLG, encoded by the coding sequence ATGACCAACTGGAAACTACCCTGGGAAGGTGGATGTCGTTGTGGCCGCGTGCGGCTCCGGGTCACGGCGCCGCCGCTCGTCACGATGGCCTGCCATTGCACGGGATGTCAGCGGATGAGCTCCAGCGCCTATTCGCTCAGCGCAGCGATCCCGAGCGCAGGCTTCGAGGTGACGAAGGGAGAGCCGGTGCGCGGCGGCCTGCACGGCGACGAGGTCCACCATTTCTTCTGCGGCCACTGCATGACCTGGATGTTCACCCGCGTCCCGGGCATGGACTTCTTCGTCAACGTCCGCCCGACCATGCTCGACGACACGAGCTGGTACCGCCCATTCATCGAGACGTATACCAAGGAAAAGCTGCCCTGGGCGACCACGCCGGCCACGTACAGCTACGAGACCGTCCCGGCCTTCGAGGACTACGAGCAATTGATGAAAGAATACGCAGAGGCCACGCAGGCCTTCCTCGGCTGA
- the egtD gene encoding L-histidine N(alpha)-methyltransferase, with the protein MDGSPVRNDAPGDLAPRSSTRPVDEGAALRESLLQELPEIPARYLYDDKGSELFERITELSVYYQTRTEIAILENAAVDIVARARPRHLVELGSGAGRKIRLLLDALRTHGQGATCTMLDINELFLLQSIDRLSVDYPTFAFRGIVGDFLTDLGRLGPAGERLLVFFAGTVGNLHPDERRSFLGELAQRMADSDALLLGVDLVKDPARLEAAYDDPEGVTAAFNLNVLSVLNRRFGGDFDPSGFRHRAFYDRENAWIEMRLVARRRQDVRLAALDLGLDLDAGAEIRTEISCKFTRASLEACAAEAGLSIDRWYTDPEDLFALALLRRRRS; encoded by the coding sequence ATGGACGGATCGCCTGTCAGGAACGACGCGCCCGGAGATCTCGCGCCCCGCTCCTCCACGCGCCCGGTCGACGAGGGCGCGGCGCTCCGCGAGAGCCTGCTCCAGGAGCTCCCGGAGATCCCGGCTCGATACCTCTACGACGACAAGGGGAGCGAGCTCTTCGAGCGGATCACCGAGCTCTCCGTGTATTACCAGACCCGCACGGAGATCGCGATCCTGGAGAATGCCGCGGTCGATATCGTCGCGCGCGCGCGTCCTCGTCACCTCGTCGAGCTCGGCAGCGGCGCGGGCCGCAAGATCCGGCTGCTGCTCGACGCCCTGCGTACCCACGGGCAGGGCGCGACCTGCACCATGCTCGACATCAACGAGCTCTTTTTGCTCCAGTCGATCGACCGCCTCTCCGTGGATTATCCGACGTTCGCCTTTCGCGGTATCGTCGGCGATTTCCTGACCGACCTCGGGCGCCTCGGCCCGGCGGGCGAGCGCCTCCTCGTGTTTTTCGCCGGCACCGTGGGCAACCTGCACCCCGACGAGCGCCGCTCGTTCCTCGGCGAGCTCGCGCAAAGGATGGCGGACTCGGACGCGCTCTTGCTCGGCGTCGATCTCGTCAAGGATCCGGCGCGGCTCGAGGCGGCGTACGACGATCCCGAGGGCGTCACGGCGGCCTTCAACCTGAACGTGCTCTCCGTGCTGAACCGGCGGTTCGGCGGCGATTTCGACCCTTCGGGCTTCCGGCACCGCGCCTTCTACGACCGGGAGAACGCCTGGATCGAGATGCGCCTCGTCGCCCGCCGGAGGCAAGACGTCCGCCTCGCCGCGCTCGACCTCGGGCTCGATCTCGACGCGGGCGCGGAGATCCGCACCGAGATTTCCTGCAAATTCACGCGCGCGTCGCTCGAAGCCTGCGCCGCCGAGGCGGGGCTCTCGATCGACCGCTGGTACACCGACCCGGAGGACCTCTTCGCCCTCGCCCTGCTCCGGAGGCGTCGTTCGTGA
- a CDS encoding protein kinase domain-containing protein: protein MQPGDVVGGRFVLERIAGTGGMGSVFRGHDRVTRAPVAIKVLGEHDAEAIRRFDHEAKILAELGHPHIVRYVDHGATPSGAPWLVMEWLEGRSLASRLIEGELTQSEVVLLGIRVASALAAAHARGIVHRDVKPSNVFLVGGAPESAKVLDFGLAQAAAGGARLTRTGSVLGTPGYMAPEQAQGSKGRVNARADVFSLGALLFECLTGKPAFEGEGVMAILARLLLEDAPRVRSIRPEVPRALDSLVARMLSRVAEARPADGAEVLRALEGIDAVDGERISVVPALPEGISDREHHLVCAVVAAPAVEIVARPSSPTLRTQIPRSAWDEVRGLARRHGARVVELASGALLLSLEGTADGPVRAARCALAVAELLLGFRVALVTGRSEAGKDLPAPEVVQRALDLLKRASHAPGVFGVRIDDRTQALLPARFEIEGPPDDARLRAERDDLGEACPLLVERPLVGRKGELSVVLDLLEEGLDEPRAAAALVVASAGLGKTRLAQEVVRALRASRPGLVVGYGRPGAAGVDFGMIEPLIRALSPARGPGEDEGEARGFEEHALGVLGVRARSGPLVLVLDDVQWADAATLALVDRALGELSDSPFGVLALARPEVRDRAPGLFGRRNVQEIRMGALSQRASRELLRRALGPEADEAELAALAQRAEGHPLFLQELARGATGVTPEALLAVHGPAIAELSSAARRVLRAASLVGVTFWEGAVLALLGEPDGAPHVRALLCELTKRELITKRRASRAPNDTEYAFSQPMLREAFLATATDVDQKRGRALAERWRVGSGVRVVEGEGEAPATRAAANGSHKRS, encoded by the coding sequence GTGCAGCCTGGAGACGTGGTCGGCGGTCGTTTCGTCCTCGAGCGTATCGCCGGCACGGGGGGCATGGGCTCGGTGTTCCGTGGGCATGATCGGGTCACGCGTGCGCCTGTCGCCATCAAGGTCCTCGGCGAGCATGATGCCGAGGCCATCCGCCGGTTCGATCACGAGGCCAAGATCCTCGCCGAGCTCGGCCATCCCCATATCGTCCGCTACGTCGACCATGGCGCCACGCCCTCGGGCGCGCCCTGGCTCGTCATGGAATGGCTGGAGGGTAGGAGCCTCGCGTCGCGCCTCATCGAAGGTGAGCTCACGCAGAGTGAGGTCGTCCTGCTTGGCATCCGCGTCGCGTCCGCCCTCGCCGCCGCGCATGCGCGTGGGATCGTCCACCGTGACGTCAAGCCGAGCAACGTCTTCCTCGTCGGCGGCGCGCCCGAGAGTGCCAAGGTGCTCGACTTTGGGCTTGCTCAGGCCGCTGCCGGCGGCGCCCGCTTGACGCGCACCGGCAGCGTGCTCGGCACGCCTGGGTACATGGCGCCCGAGCAGGCCCAGGGCTCCAAGGGGCGCGTCAATGCCAGGGCCGACGTGTTTTCCCTCGGCGCCTTGCTCTTCGAGTGCTTGACGGGCAAACCTGCGTTCGAGGGCGAAGGCGTGATGGCCATCCTCGCGCGCTTGCTGCTCGAGGATGCGCCGCGTGTGCGCTCGATCCGGCCCGAGGTGCCGAGGGCGCTCGACTCGCTCGTCGCGCGGATGCTCTCGCGTGTGGCCGAGGCGCGGCCCGCCGACGGGGCTGAGGTGCTGCGCGCGCTCGAGGGCATCGACGCCGTGGACGGGGAGCGGATCTCCGTCGTGCCCGCCTTGCCCGAGGGGATCTCCGATCGTGAGCACCACCTCGTCTGTGCGGTTGTCGCCGCGCCTGCCGTGGAGATCGTCGCGCGGCCTTCGAGCCCCACGTTGCGCACGCAGATCCCCCGCTCGGCTTGGGATGAGGTGCGGGGCCTCGCGCGCAGGCATGGCGCGCGGGTCGTGGAGCTCGCCTCGGGTGCGCTCTTGCTCTCGCTCGAAGGGACGGCGGACGGGCCGGTGCGCGCGGCGCGGTGCGCGCTCGCGGTGGCCGAGCTGCTCCTGGGGTTCCGGGTCGCGCTCGTCACGGGGCGGAGTGAGGCCGGCAAGGATCTGCCGGCGCCCGAGGTCGTGCAGCGCGCGCTCGATCTGCTGAAGCGCGCGAGCCATGCGCCGGGCGTGTTCGGGGTGCGGATCGACGATCGGACGCAGGCGCTCTTGCCCGCGCGGTTCGAGATCGAGGGCCCGCCGGACGACGCGCGGCTGCGCGCCGAGCGGGACGACCTCGGCGAGGCGTGCCCGCTGCTCGTCGAGCGCCCCCTCGTGGGCCGCAAGGGCGAGCTGTCGGTGGTGCTCGATCTGCTGGAAGAAGGGCTCGACGAGCCACGCGCGGCGGCGGCGCTCGTGGTCGCGTCTGCGGGGCTCGGCAAGACGCGCCTCGCGCAGGAGGTGGTGCGCGCGCTGCGAGCGAGCCGGCCGGGCCTCGTCGTGGGTTACGGCCGGCCCGGGGCGGCCGGGGTCGACTTCGGCATGATCGAGCCGCTGATCCGGGCGCTCTCGCCCGCGCGTGGCCCGGGCGAGGACGAGGGCGAGGCGCGTGGCTTCGAGGAGCACGCGCTCGGCGTGCTCGGGGTGCGCGCCCGGTCGGGGCCGCTCGTGCTCGTGCTCGACGACGTGCAGTGGGCCGACGCGGCGACGCTCGCGCTCGTGGATCGCGCGCTGGGCGAGCTGTCGGACAGCCCGTTTGGCGTGCTCGCGCTCGCCCGGCCCGAGGTGCGCGACCGCGCGCCGGGGCTCTTCGGGCGCCGGAACGTGCAGGAGATCCGCATGGGGGCGCTCTCGCAACGCGCGTCGCGCGAGCTCTTGCGCCGCGCGCTCGGGCCGGAGGCGGACGAGGCCGAGCTCGCGGCGCTCGCGCAACGCGCCGAGGGACATCCGCTCTTCTTGCAGGAGCTCGCGCGGGGCGCCACGGGCGTGACGCCGGAGGCGCTGCTCGCCGTGCACGGGCCCGCGATCGCCGAGCTCTCGTCGGCGGCGCGGCGGGTCTTGCGCGCGGCGAGCCTCGTCGGGGTCACGTTCTGGGAGGGCGCGGTGCTCGCCCTGCTCGGTGAGCCCGACGGCGCGCCGCACGTGCGCGCGCTGCTCTGCGAGCTGACGAAGCGTGAGCTCATCACGAAGCGCCGCGCGAGCCGCGCGCCGAACGACACGGAGTACGCCTTCAGCCAGCCCATGTTGCGCGAGGCGTTCCTCGCGACGGCGACGGACGTCGATCAGAAACGCGGCCGGGCGCTCGCCGAGCGCTGGCGCGTGGGCTCGGGCGTGCGCGTCGTCGAGGGTGAAGGCGAGGCGCCCGCCACGCGCGCGGCGGCAAACGGGAGCCACAAGAGGTCATGA
- a CDS encoding xylulokinase, whose product MIVGDDALFLGIDCSTTACKAIAWDRAGRAVAEGRAPIPLSNPAPDAWEQDARGWWDAMVVATRAAARALGDEGARRIRAVTITHQRETFVLTDERGEPLHPALVWMDARCRAEVAALAAKVGQARLHEISGKFPCTTPSLYKLLHLRDRIAPELAARPVRMLDVHAFLALRLTGRLVTSVASADPTGLVDMAARRFSPEILEWAGLSAAEVPELAEPGERIGEVGSEAAAALGIEAGIPVFAGAGDGQAAALGAGVVGPGLMYLNLGTAIVSGVISREYRTDRAFRTMMAATPGAFLLETDLKGGTFTLTWLARLVGADDEGTSAKLAALERESASLPPGAEGLVLVPYFHGVMNPYWDDAATGILLGLSGGQGPAHLYRAIIEGIALEQRLHTGGVEKASGPIEELRVMGGGSRSALWCQILADVLDKPITRAGSSEATSLGAGILAAAGVGAFAGIEEAAAAMTSRGQVFVPGERRVVYDRLYHEVYVGLYPALAGAMGRLAEISRPTPPENS is encoded by the coding sequence ATGATCGTGGGGGACGACGCGCTTTTCCTGGGGATCGATTGCAGCACGACGGCGTGCAAGGCCATCGCGTGGGACCGGGCGGGCCGCGCCGTCGCGGAGGGCCGCGCGCCGATCCCGCTCTCGAATCCGGCGCCGGACGCGTGGGAGCAAGACGCGCGGGGCTGGTGGGACGCAATGGTCGTCGCGACACGCGCGGCGGCGCGGGCGCTCGGGGACGAGGGCGCGCGGCGCATCCGGGCGGTGACGATCACGCACCAGCGGGAGACGTTCGTCCTGACAGACGAGCGCGGCGAGCCGCTGCACCCGGCGCTCGTGTGGATGGATGCGCGCTGCCGGGCGGAGGTCGCGGCGCTCGCGGCGAAGGTCGGGCAGGCGCGGCTGCACGAGATCTCGGGCAAATTCCCCTGCACGACGCCTTCGCTCTACAAGCTGCTCCACCTGCGCGATCGAATCGCGCCCGAGCTCGCCGCGCGTCCGGTGCGGATGCTCGATGTGCATGCATTTCTCGCCCTTCGCCTCACGGGGCGCCTCGTGACGTCCGTGGCGAGCGCCGATCCCACGGGGCTCGTCGACATGGCGGCGCGCAGGTTCTCCCCGGAGATCCTCGAATGGGCGGGTTTGTCCGCGGCGGAGGTCCCCGAGCTCGCCGAGCCGGGGGAGCGGATCGGCGAGGTGGGGAGCGAGGCGGCCGCTGCGCTCGGAATCGAGGCGGGGATCCCGGTCTTCGCGGGTGCCGGAGATGGCCAGGCGGCGGCGCTCGGGGCGGGCGTCGTGGGGCCGGGCTTGATGTATCTGAACCTCGGCACGGCCATCGTGTCGGGCGTCATTTCGCGCGAATATCGCACGGATCGCGCCTTCCGGACGATGATGGCGGCGACGCCGGGCGCGTTCCTGCTCGAGACCGACCTGAAAGGCGGGACGTTCACGCTCACGTGGCTCGCGCGCCTCGTCGGCGCGGACGATGAGGGGACGTCGGCGAAGCTCGCCGCGCTCGAGCGGGAATCCGCGTCCCTCCCGCCGGGCGCGGAGGGGCTCGTGCTCGTGCCGTATTTCCACGGGGTGATGAATCCCTACTGGGACGACGCGGCGACGGGGATCCTGCTCGGGCTCTCGGGCGGGCAGGGGCCGGCGCACCTGTATCGAGCGATCATCGAAGGGATCGCCCTCGAGCAGCGGCTCCACACGGGCGGCGTGGAGAAGGCGTCGGGGCCGATCGAGGAGCTACGCGTGATGGGCGGAGGCTCGCGCAGCGCGCTCTGGTGCCAGATCCTGGCGGATGTCCTCGACAAACCCATCACGCGAGCGGGGTCGAGCGAGGCGACGTCGCTCGGGGCAGGGATCCTCGCGGCCGCGGGCGTGGGGGCCTTCGCGGGGATCGAGGAGGCGGCCGCGGCGATGACGTCACGCGGGCAGGTCTTCGTCCCCGGGGAGCGGCGCGTTGTTTACGATCGGCTGTACCACGAGGTGTACGTGGGGCTGTATCCGGCGCTCGCGGGGGCGATGGGGCGGCTCGCGGAGATCAGCCGTCCCACGCCACCCGAAAACTCGTGA
- a CDS encoding serine/threonine-protein kinase: MKRGDVIADRFEIELRAGAGGMGAVYRAHDRATGSPVALKVIHQPASDATRRFDVEARALAELSHPHVVRYVTHGLSEAGFPYLVMEWLEGEDLAARLARGPLTLPECLTLGRLVAAGLSAAHARGIVHRDVKPTNLMLVGRVIEGVKLVDFGLAQLGTRASRKLTRTGMILGTPGYMAPEQASGDGTPLDARVDIFSLGAVLYECLTGHAPFQADNLMALFAKLLLEEAPRLAEARPDLPPRLDALVARLLAKDPASRPANGAALAAELATIEALGTEETGEVPTIADEPEASGLTDVEARFVSILALHRELASSSIDATGSTQRSQADVVAAVRHEVAPLGARVDELRNGALVVTLLGAGEPTDRAARAARAALRLRVILPEAAIALATGRAEAAERLPVGAVVDRVASLLEAETPPLHGVARGPGGEVGVRIDDVTRALLAARFDVKTTPEGHRLVAERASGEAARTLLGRPSPFVGRDREKRALWDLVDAAIEEERPSAALLVGPAGVGKSRLLAELVTRIRQDRPEVLVARGHGDLLGQGSPFSLLGSTLLGALSGAPLEGHARLAAFVARYLPAADAERVAELLAELVGLPASNEASPRLRAARGSPALMKDRMREAVVDLLAAMTRRHPVVFAVDDVQWGDAASLRLLDTALRELGDRAFIVLAAARPEALTLFPRLFGDRSHEVRIGELPRKASARIVRAALGDAAPAELVDALAVRAAGNPFYLEELVRAVAEGRGGALPETVLGMIEARLGALDPEARRVLRAASIFGESFFHGGIPALLGDDAPDAMELSAVLASLLEREILVTRRESRLPGEEALAFRNVLLREGAYAMLTERDRALGHRLAGEWLEAHGEWDPKILAEHFDRGGDAARAIGHYERAAEHALGAGDDEAALCLAERGLALGASGDRAAALRAIQTDAWAWNGDWARAFASAEATLAIATPGTTSHCRALGSAITSPLVANNPEARAAFARELARVNPVPAAIPAFAWAYSVAIMPYLLGAERELAETHLARLEEVSAPHLGHEPSAAGWVKMTRAFWLRYVPRDFAAALALDLEALAHFEAAGDRRYGPYVQMHVGLDWAFLGAFEEAESALSRAMQGAEPGGMMALATRTYLGRVLLLRGRPAEALEPCIGVLQEAEARGERTIALNAGLVLAEASLAAGFLEAARARALALEPLVSPYPFARVALAGIRAGLALAEGRPAEALALAEAALAESDRRGMYHFGHEHLVLSRVDALHALGRVEEARAAVVAAEAALLARASRIPDPLLRRTFLERIPAHVHLQARAREWVSHAPAEPASTLVS, encoded by the coding sequence ATGAAGCGCGGCGACGTCATCGCCGATCGTTTCGAGATCGAGCTGCGCGCAGGGGCCGGAGGCATGGGCGCCGTCTACCGCGCCCACGACCGCGCGACGGGTTCGCCCGTCGCGCTCAAGGTCATCCACCAGCCCGCGAGCGACGCGACGCGCCGCTTCGACGTGGAGGCGCGCGCGCTCGCCGAGCTCTCGCATCCGCACGTGGTCCGGTACGTGACGCACGGCCTGTCCGAGGCGGGTTTTCCGTACCTCGTGATGGAGTGGCTCGAGGGCGAGGACCTCGCGGCGCGGCTCGCGCGGGGGCCGCTCACGCTGCCGGAGTGCCTCACGCTCGGGCGCCTCGTGGCCGCGGGGCTCTCGGCCGCGCACGCGCGCGGGATCGTGCACCGGGACGTCAAGCCCACGAACCTCATGCTCGTGGGCCGCGTGATCGAGGGCGTGAAGCTCGTGGATTTCGGGCTGGCGCAGCTCGGGACGAGGGCGAGCCGCAAGCTCACGCGGACGGGCATGATCCTGGGCACGCCGGGGTACATGGCGCCGGAGCAAGCGAGCGGCGACGGGACGCCGCTCGACGCGCGTGTCGACATCTTCTCGCTCGGCGCCGTGCTCTACGAGTGCCTCACGGGCCACGCGCCGTTCCAGGCCGACAACCTGATGGCGCTCTTCGCCAAGCTGCTGCTCGAGGAGGCACCACGCCTCGCGGAGGCGCGACCCGATCTGCCGCCGCGGCTCGACGCGCTCGTCGCGCGCCTGCTCGCGAAGGACCCGGCGTCGCGCCCCGCGAACGGCGCCGCGCTCGCGGCCGAGCTCGCCACGATCGAGGCGCTCGGCACCGAGGAGACGGGCGAGGTGCCGACGATCGCGGACGAACCGGAGGCCTCGGGGCTCACCGACGTGGAGGCGCGTTTCGTCTCGATCCTGGCCCTGCACCGCGAGCTCGCGAGCAGCTCGATCGACGCGACGGGCTCCACGCAACGCTCGCAGGCCGACGTCGTCGCGGCCGTGCGGCACGAGGTGGCGCCGCTCGGCGCGCGCGTGGACGAGCTGCGGAACGGCGCGCTCGTGGTCACGCTGCTCGGCGCCGGCGAGCCGACGGATCGCGCCGCGCGCGCCGCCCGCGCCGCCTTGCGCCTGCGCGTGATCCTGCCCGAGGCCGCGATCGCGCTCGCCACGGGCCGCGCCGAGGCCGCCGAGCGCCTGCCCGTCGGCGCCGTCGTTGATCGTGTCGCGAGCCTGCTCGAAGCCGAAACGCCCCCTCTCCACGGCGTGGCGAGGGGGCCGGGGGGTGAGGTCGGCGTCCGCATCGACGACGTCACCCGCGCCCTGCTCGCCGCGCGCTTCGACGTGAAGACCACCCCCGAGGGCCACCGCCTCGTCGCGGAGCGCGCCTCGGGCGAGGCCGCGCGTACGTTGCTCGGAAGGCCGAGCCCCTTCGTCGGCCGTGACCGCGAGAAGCGCGCGTTGTGGGATCTCGTCGACGCGGCGATCGAGGAGGAGCGCCCCTCGGCCGCGCTCCTCGTCGGCCCCGCGGGCGTCGGCAAATCGCGCCTGCTCGCGGAGCTCGTCACGCGGATCCGGCAGGATCGCCCCGAGGTGCTCGTGGCCCGCGGGCACGGCGATCTGCTCGGCCAGGGCTCTCCCTTCTCGCTGCTCGGCTCCACGTTGCTCGGCGCGCTCTCGGGCGCGCCGCTCGAGGGCCACGCGCGGCTCGCCGCGTTCGTCGCCCGATACCTCCCCGCGGCGGACGCCGAGCGTGTCGCGGAGCTGCTCGCCGAGCTCGTCGGGCTGCCCGCCTCGAACGAGGCGAGCCCACGCCTGCGCGCGGCGCGCGGGAGCCCCGCGCTCATGAAGGACCGGATGCGCGAGGCCGTCGTGGATCTGCTCGCGGCGATGACGCGCCGTCATCCGGTCGTCTTCGCGGTCGACGACGTGCAATGGGGCGACGCGGCGTCGCTGCGCCTGCTCGACACGGCCCTGCGCGAGCTCGGCGATCGGGCCTTCATCGTCCTCGCCGCCGCGCGGCCCGAGGCCCTGACGTTGTTCCCGCGGCTCTTCGGGGATCGTTCCCACGAGGTGCGGATCGGGGAGCTGCCGCGCAAGGCGAGCGCGCGTATCGTGCGAGCGGCCCTCGGCGACGCCGCGCCCGCGGAGCTCGTCGACGCGCTCGCCGTGCGCGCCGCGGGCAACCCGTTTTACCTGGAGGAGCTCGTGCGCGCCGTCGCCGAGGGGCGCGGCGGCGCGTTGCCCGAGACGGTGCTCGGCATGATCGAGGCTCGCCTCGGCGCCCTCGATCCCGAGGCGCGGCGCGTGCTGCGGGCCGCGAGTATCTTCGGCGAATCCTTCTTCCACGGCGGCATCCCCGCCTTGCTCGGCGACGACGCGCCGGACGCGATGGAGCTCTCGGCCGTGCTCGCCTCGCTCCTCGAGCGCGAGATCCTGGTCACGCGGCGCGAGAGCCGGCTCCCGGGCGAGGAGGCGCTCGCGTTCCGGAACGTGCTCCTGCGCGAGGGCGCGTATGCGATGCTCACCGAGCGGGATCGCGCCCTCGGCCACCGGCTCGCGGGCGAGTGGCTCGAAGCCCACGGCGAATGGGACCCGAAGATCCTCGCCGAGCATTTTGATCGCGGCGGCGACGCGGCGCGGGCGATCGGCCATTACGAGCGCGCCGCGGAGCACGCGCTCGGCGCGGGCGACGACGAGGCCGCCCTCTGCCTCGCCGAGCGTGGCCTCGCTCTTGGCGCTTCGGGTGATCGAGCGGCCGCGCTCCGGGCGATCCAGACCGACGCGTGGGCCTGGAACGGCGACTGGGCGCGGGCCTTCGCCTCGGCCGAGGCCACGCTCGCGATCGCCACGCCGGGCACCACGAGCCATTGCCGCGCGCTCGGCAGCGCCATCACGAGCCCGCTCGTCGCGAACAACCCGGAGGCCCGCGCCGCCTTCGCGCGCGAGCTCGCCCGCGTGAACCCCGTGCCCGCGGCGATCCCCGCGTTCGCCTGGGCCTACAGCGTGGCGATCATGCCGTATTTGCTCGGGGCCGAGCGCGAGCTCGCCGAGACGCACCTGGCGCGCCTGGAGGAGGTCAGCGCGCCTCACCTCGGCCACGAGCCCTCCGCGGCGGGCTGGGTGAAGATGACGCGCGCCTTCTGGTTGCGCTACGTCCCTCGCGATTTCGCGGCGGCGCTCGCCCTCGATCTGGAGGCCCTCGCCCATTTCGAGGCCGCGGGGGATCGGCGATATGGCCCCTACGTGCAGATGCACGTCGGCCTCGATTGGGCGTTCCTCGGCGCCTTCGAGGAGGCCGAGTCCGCCCTCTCACGCGCCATGCAGGGCGCCGAGCCGGGCGGGATGATGGCGCTCGCGACGCGCACCTACCTCGGCCGCGTCCTCTTGCTCCGCGGCCGCCCCGCCGAGGCCCTCGAACCTTGCATCGGGGTGCTCCAGGAGGCCGAGGCGCGTGGCGAGCGGACCATCGCCCTCAATGCCGGGCTCGTCCTCGCCGAGGCGTCGCTCGCCGCCGGGTTCCTGGAGGCGGCGCGGGCGCGCGCCCTCGCCCTCGAGCCCCTCGTGTCGCCCTACCCGTTCGCGCGCGTGGCCCTCGCGGGTATCCGTGCCGGCCTCGCGCTCGCCGAGGGCCGCCCTGCCGAGGCCCTCGCGCTCGCCGAGGCGGCCCTCGCCGAGAGTGACCGGCGCGGCATGTACCATTTTGGTCACGAGCACCTCGTCCTGTCGCGCGTGGACGCCCTCCACGCGCTCGGCCGCGTGGAGGAGGCGCGCGCGGCCGTCGTCGCCGCCGAGGCCGCTCTCCTCGCGCGGGCGTCTCGAATTCCGGATCCTCTCCTGCGCCGGACCTTCCTCGAGCGAATTCCGGCCCACGTTCACCTGCAGGCCCGCGCTCGGGAATGGGTTTCGCATGCCCCCGCGGAGCCCGCCTCGACGCTGGTGTCCTGA
- a CDS encoding SUMF1/EgtB/PvdO family nonheme iron enzyme: protein MTLSRESYWADKLDTTYQRTDLLFGLLPREALLERPIGLRHPFLFYLGHLPAFAWNQIGRGVLGAGHLDEALDVLFERGIDPKDDEGARRTSIPTWPSVSAVLSYRDASRRAVRAKIPEVLARASSADPLCENERILHLVLEHELMHQETLLYMLAECRPGLIQRPASVAPPGSSEGRAGERIHIPEGPAVIGAAWDEIPFGWDNEFGRATVSVRAFSLDSLPARNLDWRVFFRANGEPDSLRPRTWIHGAGRLLVKTVFGPVPFEVAAGWPVQVSGEQARAYCAHHGGRLPTEAELCRAAYMAAEGARRPYPWGDAAPAPCHGNFGFARLFPSPTGSHPGGASAWGVEELVGNGWEWTSTPFSPLPGFRAYARTYPGYSADFFDGEHDVVFGASFATDDKLLRPSFRNWYRRNYPYPFTSFRVAWDG, encoded by the coding sequence GTGACCCTATCGCGCGAATCGTACTGGGCCGACAAACTCGACACGACCTACCAGCGCACGGACCTCCTGTTCGGCCTGCTCCCTCGCGAGGCCCTGCTCGAGCGTCCGATCGGCCTGCGCCACCCATTTTTGTTTTACCTCGGCCACCTGCCCGCGTTCGCCTGGAACCAGATCGGCCGCGGCGTGCTCGGGGCGGGGCACCTCGACGAGGCGCTCGACGTCCTCTTCGAACGGGGCATCGATCCGAAAGACGACGAGGGCGCGCGCCGGACGAGCATCCCCACGTGGCCCTCCGTCTCGGCCGTGCTTTCGTATCGCGACGCCTCTCGCCGCGCCGTCCGGGCGAAGATCCCCGAGGTCCTCGCGCGGGCGTCGAGCGCGGATCCGCTCTGCGAAAACGAGCGCATCCTGCACCTCGTCCTCGAGCACGAGCTCATGCACCAGGAGACGCTGCTCTACATGCTCGCGGAGTGCCGCCCGGGCCTGATCCAGCGCCCCGCGTCCGTGGCGCCGCCCGGATCGAGCGAGGGCCGCGCGGGAGAGCGTATCCACATCCCCGAGGGCCCCGCCGTGATCGGCGCCGCCTGGGACGAGATCCCGTTCGGCTGGGACAACGAGTTTGGCAGGGCCACGGTCTCCGTTCGGGCTTTTTCTCTCGATTCGCTCCCCGCGCGGAACCTCGACTGGCGCGTATTCTTCCGGGCGAACGGCGAACCCGACTCGCTCCGGCCGCGCACGTGGATCCATGGCGCCGGCCGCCTGCTCGTCAAGACCGTCTTCGGCCCCGTGCCCTTCGAGGTCGCGGCGGGCTGGCCCGTCCAGGTCTCGGGCGAGCAGGCGCGGGCCTATTGCGCCCACCACGGCGGCCGTTTGCCCACCGAGGCCGAGCTCTGCCGCGCCGCCTACATGGCCGCGGAAGGCGCGCGGAGGCCTTATCCCTGGGGCGACGCCGCGCCCGCGCCCTGCCACGGCAATTTCGGCTTCGCGCGGTTGTTCCCGTCGCCCACGGGTTCACACCCCGGCGGGGCGAGCGCGTGGGGCGTGGAAGAGCTCGTCGGCAATGGCTGGGAATGGACGAGCACGCCGTTCTCACCCCTGCCCGGGTTTCGCGCTTATGCGCGGACGTACCCCGGCTACTCCGCGGATTTCTTCGACGGCGAGCACGACGTCGTCTTCGGCGCCTCCTTCGCCACCGACGACAAACTCCTGCGCCCGAGCTTCCGCAACTGGTACAGGCGCAACTACCCCTACCCGTTCACGAGTTTTCGGGTGGCGTGGGACGGCTGA